The following are encoded together in the Luteolibacter rhizosphaerae genome:
- a CDS encoding PA14 domain-containing protein has product MKNSSKVLLVALLSGAGLSSLSLLPRYEGEMTGQPKAQLTKNRLPGDKGKAVQVTEPELDGVEGEELFQAIGGFEKGQEISLPLPGGGSKVGRLNYVNHYPNGARATGGVLEDGTGTFEIAVEPWGYRGFILQKEERAAYVYSSGAEGQLQVARRPIGEVICEPEPHWEPLAKVEGPDPEKAAIYNGGRTVGIIGEAIPILHSLPRAEAVVYLDFDGEVIEGHSWEGGARIVAPAYNLPASEVTDMWRRVAEDFAPFEVNVTTDLQAYLRAPQGLRIRCITTTNNFASAGGVAFNNTFRESGEPVCWNFYRGNGGAVVISHEVGHTFGLHHDDTTTQGYYGGHGSGAMSWGPIMGAPYSQNICQWSKGDYVNAAQQQDDLLQIGAAVARRVDDHSPYALDATPLVIAAGGAASGNGVIASPDDVDAFTFQTGGGNLNLQFNGAPNSPNLDIEAKLYNAAGTLVATASPANQLSATLTASLASGSYTVTVDGVGNGTWASNGYDDYGSLGEYTISGTVPSPGWKFRVAANALNGTVLGTISPGATGYSIVAGNTGTAFSIQSGTGVLSVANAAALTGTFNLTVNSSAGSLPVQIRVGPLRGAKHEIWTGLGGGDLGGLTGNANYPNSPNLTRHAGSLQGCYQGDNYGQKFSGYLLPAESGNHVFWTTADDFCELWLSTDANPNNKVRVAYNTGNTAADNWTAQGNQQSAPISLVAGQRYYIEFIHRENGGGDHASVAWQTPTQNRRLIGTEYLEYPGTMPNRAPWLTNMTFRVRDDATTGTVVGTLQAGDFEPGSVLSAFTITGGNTGNAFALNASTGVLTVSGALSFATLPKYLLDLRVTDSGGLQRTAQLAVEVEPRAVKRELWTGIGGNDVVNLTSHANFPNSPNATNYQAFFETPTNFADNYGQRLTGYIRAPETGSYTFWVASDDDSELWLSTTTNAANKVRIAYVDGSTGSREWGKFPSQRSANINLVGGQFYYVEVLQKEGVGGDNLAVSWSGPDFGQVILGAPHVTQQFYNHSAPVISDRTVTVFDRETSVTTVTATDWSDPGVTFVYSITGGNADGAFTIDPNTGVITATGAMPLGTRVLTITVTEVGPIPLATTINLTVNVVRPGLKREVWTGLPGGQALSGLTNWLYFPYSPDLTGYTHNFKAPTGYGENYGQRLSGYVIPPETGNYTFWIASDDAGQLSLSSDANPANRKVIGTVNGSVGEEQWTAQGNQQSAVIPLVAGQRYYIEALQKEGNGGDHLAVAWQGPNFGRTVISGNHLEYPDLMRPTLRREVWNTANPVAWTRNPATNLMDWVNTIYAEGFEATGALSGNATETGAGTWGASTGWARNNGVGSKAANGDALALLPFTPAAGKVYTLSLEIDPTNNPGSTDWFSLGFLNQPASNAALYLQSSVFPNYGGPWMLVRANGNTSGNTVQAFSNGTSNPQNSNPVISAVGTYDTIAVVLDTRGTNWISRYYVNGSQRAAHTHTSNPTIQSVGFSGFATAKGNVRNFRLSTNDNPAPGSGDFDGTLMAFKGPIDSAENFSQRLSGFIVPQVTGSYTFWLASDDDGELLISTDESPANLSKIASVNGYVNPEAWDAQPSQQSAARTLVEGRRYYVEVRHRDGSFGDHVAVAWQGPGIARQIVANQYLEHPSAPADRSLLKREVWNGITGNNISDLTGAATYPAAPSVSGTLAANAGLRAATGAGDNYGQRVSGYLVAPDSGRYTFWIASDDGGELWLSTDENPANRVRLAFVSNSVGEMAWDSQASQKSVPVALEAGRRYYIELLHKEGAGGDYLAAAWQGPGFARRVIPNQFLEHPLVIPGKASIRREVWLNLAGEQVTNLTSAPPFVAGTPGARGRLNTFETPENHGDTYGQRLAARLVAPESGVFKFWIAGDDSTELWLSTDSNPANRIRIAYSTGFTNFREWTKFPTQESAGISLVAGNTYHIEALHKEGSSLDHLSVAWQGPSFSRQVLDGRCLDYPGTPPASPALKRELWTGIGGESISDLTNLGTYPNSPNQTLTLDSFAAPFNWGNNYGQKISGYLIAPRSGDYTFWIASDDDGELWLSTTGDPAAKTRIAYADAATGFENWTNNASQTSATITLTAGQRCYIEALQKEGGGDDYLSVAWQGPGFSRQIIRKDFLEYPGLPLGETQGGSPIAPPAVDPGYTFWLNYLGLSGNDRLANADPDLDGIVNSMEFVLGGKPSGPDAISTTLLPQVTLEPAWVNFVFRRADVASTVGAYVQYSTTPGNWVRAENGVGNVQITTVDDGFGAGMDRVTVRIPRTGSRMFVRLNSNMP; this is encoded by the coding sequence ATGAAGAACAGCTCAAAAGTCCTCCTCGTCGCCCTTCTGTCAGGTGCCGGGCTTTCCTCTCTTAGCCTCCTGCCCCGGTATGAGGGTGAGATGACCGGGCAGCCGAAAGCGCAGCTGACCAAGAACAGACTGCCGGGTGACAAAGGCAAGGCCGTACAGGTGACGGAACCGGAACTGGACGGCGTGGAAGGCGAAGAATTGTTCCAAGCGATCGGCGGGTTCGAGAAGGGACAGGAGATCAGCCTCCCCCTCCCCGGCGGCGGGTCGAAGGTGGGCCGTCTGAACTACGTGAACCACTACCCGAACGGAGCACGGGCAACGGGCGGGGTGCTGGAAGACGGCACGGGAACTTTCGAGATCGCGGTCGAGCCATGGGGTTACCGTGGATTCATTCTCCAGAAGGAGGAGCGTGCCGCCTACGTCTACTCTAGCGGAGCCGAGGGCCAACTGCAGGTGGCGCGGCGGCCGATCGGCGAGGTGATCTGCGAACCCGAGCCGCACTGGGAGCCACTGGCGAAGGTCGAGGGACCGGACCCGGAGAAGGCGGCGATCTACAACGGTGGCCGCACGGTGGGTATCATCGGTGAGGCGATCCCGATCCTCCATAGCCTGCCACGGGCGGAAGCAGTCGTTTACCTGGACTTCGACGGCGAGGTCATCGAGGGTCACAGTTGGGAAGGTGGTGCCCGGATCGTGGCGCCGGCCTACAATCTGCCCGCAAGCGAGGTGACCGACATGTGGCGGCGCGTGGCCGAGGACTTCGCGCCCTTCGAGGTGAACGTGACCACGGACCTGCAGGCCTACCTGCGCGCACCGCAGGGCCTGCGGATCCGCTGCATCACCACGACGAACAACTTCGCCTCGGCCGGCGGCGTGGCCTTCAACAACACCTTCCGCGAATCCGGCGAACCGGTGTGCTGGAACTTCTATCGCGGCAACGGCGGCGCGGTGGTGATCTCGCACGAGGTCGGCCACACCTTCGGCCTGCATCACGACGACACCACCACGCAGGGCTACTATGGCGGCCACGGTAGCGGCGCGATGTCCTGGGGCCCGATCATGGGTGCCCCCTATAGCCAGAACATCTGCCAATGGAGCAAGGGCGACTATGTGAACGCCGCCCAGCAGCAGGATGACCTCCTGCAGATCGGTGCGGCGGTGGCCCGGCGGGTGGATGACCATTCTCCCTACGCGCTCGATGCCACGCCGCTGGTGATCGCGGCGGGTGGTGCAGCATCCGGCAATGGCGTGATCGCAAGCCCGGATGATGTCGATGCCTTTACCTTTCAAACCGGAGGCGGCAACCTGAACCTCCAGTTCAACGGTGCGCCTAACAGCCCGAACCTGGACATCGAGGCGAAGCTTTACAACGCCGCCGGAACCCTAGTCGCCACGGCGAGCCCGGCGAACCAACTGAGCGCCACGCTCACCGCGAGCCTCGCCAGCGGCAGCTATACCGTGACGGTGGACGGGGTCGGCAACGGGACTTGGGCCAGCAATGGCTACGACGACTACGGCTCGCTGGGTGAATACACGATCAGCGGCACGGTCCCCTCGCCCGGCTGGAAATTCCGGGTGGCGGCGAATGCGCTGAACGGCACCGTACTGGGCACGATTTCTCCCGGCGCGACCGGCTACTCCATCGTGGCGGGAAACACCGGCACCGCCTTCTCGATCCAAAGCGGAACCGGTGTGCTCAGCGTGGCAAATGCGGCAGCACTGACGGGCACCTTCAACCTCACGGTAAACTCCAGTGCCGGCTCTCTGCCCGTGCAAATCCGTGTGGGCCCCTTGCGCGGGGCGAAGCACGAGATCTGGACCGGCCTCGGCGGTGGCGACCTCGGCGGTCTCACCGGTAACGCAAACTACCCTAACAGCCCGAACCTCACCCGCCATGCCGGCAGCCTGCAAGGGTGCTACCAAGGCGACAACTACGGCCAGAAATTCAGCGGCTACCTGCTGCCCGCCGAATCCGGCAATCACGTCTTCTGGACCACGGCGGACGACTTCTGCGAGCTCTGGCTCTCCACGGATGCCAACCCGAACAACAAGGTCCGCGTAGCCTACAATACGGGGAACACCGCGGCAGACAATTGGACCGCACAAGGAAACCAGCAGTCCGCTCCGATCTCTTTGGTGGCCGGGCAGCGCTACTACATCGAGTTCATCCATCGCGAGAACGGCGGCGGCGATCATGCGAGCGTGGCATGGCAGACGCCGACCCAAAATCGCCGCCTGATCGGCACGGAGTATCTGGAATACCCGGGCACCATGCCGAACCGCGCTCCTTGGCTGACGAACATGACTTTCCGCGTGCGCGACGACGCAACCACGGGCACGGTGGTCGGCACGCTGCAGGCGGGCGACTTTGAGCCCGGGTCGGTGCTCTCCGCCTTCACCATCACCGGCGGTAACACCGGCAATGCCTTCGCCCTGAATGCCAGCACCGGCGTGCTCACGGTGAGTGGCGCGCTCTCCTTCGCCACGCTACCGAAGTATCTCCTGGATTTGCGCGTGACCGACAGCGGCGGTCTGCAACGCACCGCTCAGCTCGCGGTGGAAGTGGAACCGCGGGCGGTGAAGCGTGAGTTGTGGACGGGGATCGGCGGAAACGACGTGGTGAACCTCACCAGTCATGCCAACTTTCCTAACAGCCCGAACGCCACGAATTACCAAGCCTTCTTCGAGACCCCGACGAACTTCGCGGACAACTACGGACAGCGTCTGACCGGCTACATCCGTGCTCCGGAGACCGGCAGCTACACCTTCTGGGTCGCCTCGGATGACGATAGCGAGCTGTGGCTGTCCACCACGACGAATGCCGCGAACAAGGTGCGGATCGCCTACGTGGATGGTTCCACTGGCTCACGCGAGTGGGGCAAGTTCCCCTCGCAGCGCTCGGCGAACATCAATCTCGTCGGCGGGCAATTCTACTATGTCGAGGTGCTGCAGAAGGAAGGCGTCGGAGGGGACAATCTGGCGGTGTCATGGTCCGGTCCGGACTTTGGCCAAGTGATCCTCGGTGCGCCGCATGTGACGCAGCAGTTCTACAATCACTCGGCACCGGTCATCAGCGATCGGACCGTTACCGTCTTCGACCGCGAGACCTCGGTAACCACCGTGACCGCGACGGATTGGAGCGATCCGGGTGTGACCTTTGTTTATAGCATTACCGGCGGCAATGCGGACGGAGCCTTCACCATCGATCCGAACACCGGTGTGATCACCGCGACGGGAGCGATGCCGCTCGGCACCCGGGTGCTGACGATTACGGTGACCGAGGTGGGCCCGATTCCCTTGGCGACCACGATCAACCTGACGGTGAACGTGGTCAGGCCCGGCCTGAAGCGCGAGGTCTGGACCGGCCTGCCGGGAGGCCAGGCACTCAGCGGCCTGACCAACTGGCTCTATTTCCCTTACTCCCCGGACCTCACCGGCTACACCCATAATTTCAAGGCACCCACCGGCTATGGCGAAAACTATGGCCAGCGCCTGAGCGGCTACGTGATCCCGCCGGAAACCGGAAACTACACCTTCTGGATCGCCTCCGACGATGCAGGCCAGCTCTCGCTCTCCAGCGATGCGAATCCGGCGAACAGGAAAGTGATCGGCACGGTGAACGGGTCCGTGGGCGAAGAGCAATGGACCGCACAAGGCAACCAGCAGTCCGCCGTGATCCCGCTGGTGGCCGGGCAGCGCTACTACATCGAAGCGTTACAGAAGGAAGGCAACGGCGGCGACCATCTGGCGGTGGCCTGGCAGGGACCGAACTTCGGGCGGACCGTGATCTCCGGGAATCATCTGGAATATCCGGACCTGATGCGCCCGACGCTGCGGCGCGAAGTCTGGAACACCGCGAACCCGGTGGCTTGGACCAGAAATCCGGCAACCAATCTGATGGATTGGGTGAACACGATCTATGCCGAGGGCTTTGAAGCCACCGGTGCGCTATCGGGCAATGCGACCGAAACCGGAGCCGGCACCTGGGGTGCATCCACCGGCTGGGCGCGTAACAACGGCGTCGGGTCGAAGGCCGCGAATGGCGACGCGCTCGCCCTGCTGCCCTTCACTCCCGCGGCCGGCAAGGTCTACACGCTCAGCTTGGAGATCGATCCGACCAACAATCCCGGCTCGACCGATTGGTTCTCGCTCGGCTTCCTGAATCAGCCCGCGAGCAATGCGGCCCTCTATCTGCAATCCTCGGTGTTCCCGAATTACGGCGGCCCCTGGATGCTGGTTCGGGCCAACGGAAACACATCCGGGAACACGGTGCAGGCCTTCTCGAACGGCACCAGCAATCCTCAGAACTCGAATCCGGTGATCAGCGCGGTGGGCACCTACGACACCATTGCGGTAGTGCTCGATACCCGCGGGACGAATTGGATCTCCCGCTACTACGTGAATGGTAGCCAGCGCGCCGCGCACACGCACACGTCAAACCCGACGATCCAGTCCGTCGGTTTCAGCGGCTTCGCCACCGCGAAGGGCAATGTGCGGAACTTCCGTCTCTCGACGAATGACAATCCGGCGCCGGGCAGCGGCGACTTCGATGGCACGCTGATGGCGTTCAAGGGCCCCATCGATTCGGCGGAGAATTTCTCGCAGCGCCTGAGCGGCTTCATCGTGCCGCAGGTTACCGGGTCCTACACCTTCTGGCTGGCTTCCGATGATGACGGCGAGTTGCTGATCTCCACCGACGAGAGCCCTGCGAACCTGAGCAAGATCGCTTCCGTGAACGGCTACGTGAACCCGGAGGCATGGGATGCGCAGCCCTCCCAGCAATCCGCCGCGCGGACGCTGGTGGAAGGCAGGCGCTACTATGTCGAGGTGAGACACCGGGACGGTTCCTTCGGTGATCACGTGGCGGTGGCGTGGCAGGGCCCGGGCATCGCACGACAGATTGTCGCGAACCAGTATCTGGAACACCCCTCTGCACCGGCAGACCGCTCGCTTCTGAAGCGCGAGGTTTGGAACGGGATCACCGGCAATAACATCAGCGACCTCACCGGTGCTGCCACCTACCCGGCCGCTCCGAGTGTCAGCGGTACCCTGGCTGCGAACGCAGGCCTACGCGCCGCCACCGGTGCAGGCGACAACTACGGACAACGCGTTTCCGGCTACCTCGTCGCGCCGGATAGCGGTCGCTACACCTTCTGGATCGCATCCGACGACGGCGGCGAGCTCTGGCTTTCGACTGACGAGAATCCGGCGAACCGGGTACGACTCGCATTCGTGAGCAACTCGGTGGGCGAGATGGCTTGGGATAGCCAGGCTTCACAGAAGTCGGTGCCGGTCGCGCTTGAGGCAGGTCGGCGCTACTACATCGAATTGCTCCACAAAGAAGGCGCCGGTGGCGACTACCTAGCCGCGGCGTGGCAGGGTCCCGGCTTTGCGCGACGGGTGATCCCGAACCAGTTCCTGGAGCATCCGCTGGTGATTCCGGGCAAGGCGTCGATCCGCCGGGAGGTCTGGCTCAATCTGGCCGGCGAACAGGTCACGAATCTCACCTCGGCGCCTCCTTTCGTGGCGGGCACGCCGGGTGCGCGCGGGCGGCTGAATACGTTCGAAACGCCCGAGAACCATGGTGACACCTATGGCCAGCGTTTGGCGGCGCGTTTGGTTGCTCCGGAGTCCGGTGTTTTCAAGTTCTGGATCGCCGGGGATGACAGCACCGAGCTCTGGCTCTCCACTGACAGCAATCCCGCAAACCGGATCCGGATCGCTTACTCGACCGGCTTCACGAATTTCCGCGAGTGGACGAAGTTCCCCACGCAGGAGTCCGCAGGCATCTCGCTCGTCGCGGGAAATACCTATCACATCGAGGCGCTGCACAAGGAGGGATCCTCGCTCGATCACCTCTCGGTGGCCTGGCAGGGACCGTCGTTCTCGCGCCAAGTGCTGGATGGGCGCTGCCTCGACTATCCGGGAACGCCACCTGCCTCCCCCGCCCTCAAGCGCGAGCTGTGGACCGGCATTGGAGGAGAGAGCATCAGCGACCTCACGAATCTGGGGACCTACCCGAACTCGCCCAACCAGACGCTCACGCTCGACAGCTTCGCCGCGCCCTTCAACTGGGGTAATAACTACGGCCAGAAAATCAGCGGCTACCTGATCGCACCGCGCAGTGGCGACTATACCTTCTGGATCGCGAGCGATGACGATGGCGAACTCTGGCTCTCCACGACGGGTGATCCCGCCGCCAAGACCCGGATCGCCTACGCCGATGCCGCCACCGGCTTCGAGAACTGGACCAACAACGCCAGCCAAACCTCCGCGACCATCACACTGACCGCGGGCCAGCGCTGCTACATCGAAGCGCTGCAGAAGGAAGGCGGCGGCGACGACTATCTCTCCGTGGCATGGCAAGGGCCGGGCTTCAGCCGCCAGATCATCCGCAAGGACTTCCTCGAATACCCGGGCCTGCCCCTGGGCGAGACTCAAGGCGGATCACCGATCGCCCCGCCTGCGGTCGATCCGGGTTATACCTTCTGGCTGAACTACCTCGGTCTGTCCGGAAACGACCGCTTGGCGAATGCCGACCCGGATCTCGACGGGATCGTGAACAGCATGGAGTTCGTGCTCGGCGGCAAGCCTTCCGGCCCCGACGCCATCTCGACCACACTGCTGCCTCAGGTCACGCTGGAACCGGCGTGGGTGAACTTCGTCTTCCGCCGCGCGGATGTGGCCTCCACCGTCGGGGCCTACGTGCAATACAGTACCACTCCGGGCAACTGGGTGCGCGCGGAGAACGGTGTGGGCAATGTCCAGATCACCACGGTGGACGATGGATTTGGCGCTGGCATGGATCGGGTGACCGTGCGCATTCCGCGAACCGGGAGCCGGATGTTCGTCCGTCTCAACTCGAACATGCCGTGA
- a CDS encoding DUF5722 domain-containing protein — translation MSWRVAGIAVAMLGAVATAELSLKLERFDGPAASFREPVAGTVEIEGAMSVRATPSATPAKGPQVLEMEYFCAGGVPKFAVLPGPPFEAKTANWLPPVGHSEAWTSYRARVDFSGDWQQLRLDLPLPAGRVLQVRNARLRPERAGEFDQVASSARAADKAVLEAYLAKTFPARVTQVIVGKEQVRVSGSVVGESGNLFLAEIPMEIVEGDPQAWETLVEVTANAAGEFSAEMPRLRPRGSNQHDRLLSRWQLVRKEGDRITALSHARYADQIACRSPQLKPAEPRSKKGLGGWHRGLLPDELKDLGISAVTVNVMIHSLVALEPGPDTTPFQWQGRTYHAREKALEDFDQTFLEAQKHGVMVSAILLVANPAKDGSPVVKKLGHPDAVAEGIFAMPDVTSGEGLALYGAILNLMAERWSRPDGKHGRVHHWIMHNEVDAGWVWTNAGEKTDIVFMDLYQRSMRLMDLIARQYDPNSRTFISLTHHWANRGEARWYGSRRLLELLRDFCAAEGDFPWALAYHPYPQNLFNPRAWEDGQATFSFDSEKITPKNLEVLDAYMKQPAFRYQGKLRPVHLSENGFNSKDYSEKELADQAAGMALAWKKMAALSSIESWQYHNWIDNRHEGGLKIGLRKFPDDETEPLGKKPIWHLYQALGTRDEDKLAKPYLEVIGLKDWSGALHRMAEN, via the coding sequence ATGTCATGGAGAGTTGCGGGAATCGCGGTGGCGATGCTGGGAGCAGTCGCTACGGCGGAGCTGAGCTTGAAGCTGGAGCGCTTCGACGGGCCCGCCGCAAGCTTCCGGGAACCGGTGGCCGGGACGGTGGAGATCGAAGGCGCGATGTCCGTGCGGGCCACCCCTTCCGCGACTCCGGCCAAGGGCCCTCAAGTACTAGAGATGGAGTACTTCTGCGCCGGCGGCGTACCGAAGTTCGCGGTGCTGCCGGGCCCGCCTTTCGAGGCGAAGACGGCGAATTGGCTCCCGCCCGTGGGGCATAGCGAAGCGTGGACCTCCTATCGGGCGAGGGTGGACTTCAGCGGTGATTGGCAGCAACTGCGCCTTGATCTCCCCCTCCCCGCCGGACGGGTGCTCCAGGTGCGGAATGCGCGGCTCAGGCCGGAGCGGGCCGGAGAATTTGATCAGGTGGCCAGCTCGGCGAGAGCAGCGGACAAGGCGGTGCTGGAAGCCTATCTGGCCAAGACTTTCCCCGCACGGGTAACGCAGGTCATCGTCGGTAAGGAACAGGTCCGGGTAAGCGGCAGTGTTGTCGGGGAGAGTGGCAATCTGTTCCTCGCCGAGATCCCGATGGAGATCGTGGAAGGTGACCCGCAGGCTTGGGAAACGCTGGTCGAGGTGACAGCAAACGCCGCCGGGGAATTCTCCGCGGAGATGCCACGGCTCCGGCCAAGGGGTAGCAACCAGCACGATCGCCTACTCTCCCGCTGGCAGCTCGTCAGGAAAGAAGGAGACCGGATCACCGCGCTTTCACATGCTCGCTACGCCGACCAGATCGCCTGCCGAAGCCCGCAATTGAAGCCTGCCGAACCGCGCAGCAAAAAGGGACTGGGCGGTTGGCACCGCGGCCTGCTGCCGGATGAATTGAAGGATCTTGGAATCTCCGCGGTGACGGTGAACGTGATGATCCACTCGCTGGTAGCCCTTGAACCCGGGCCGGACACCACGCCCTTCCAATGGCAGGGCCGGACCTACCACGCCCGGGAGAAGGCACTCGAAGACTTCGACCAGACCTTTCTGGAAGCGCAGAAGCACGGCGTGATGGTTTCCGCGATCCTGTTGGTGGCGAACCCGGCGAAGGACGGCAGCCCGGTGGTGAAGAAACTCGGCCATCCGGATGCGGTGGCCGAGGGCATCTTCGCTATGCCGGACGTCACTTCCGGGGAAGGGCTCGCGCTCTACGGAGCGATCCTGAACCTGATGGCCGAACGCTGGTCGCGACCGGATGGCAAGCATGGCCGGGTCCATCATTGGATCATGCACAACGAGGTGGATGCCGGGTGGGTGTGGACGAATGCGGGGGAGAAGACGGACATCGTGTTCATGGATCTCTACCAGCGCTCGATGCGCCTGATGGACCTGATCGCGCGGCAGTATGATCCGAACAGCCGGACCTTCATCTCGCTCACCCATCACTGGGCGAACCGCGGCGAGGCCCGCTGGTATGGCTCACGGCGGCTGCTGGAACTGCTGCGGGACTTCTGCGCTGCCGAGGGGGATTTCCCGTGGGCGCTGGCCTACCATCCCTATCCGCAGAATCTCTTCAACCCGCGGGCATGGGAGGACGGGCAAGCGACCTTCAGCTTCGATAGCGAGAAGATCACCCCGAAGAACTTGGAAGTGCTGGACGCCTATATGAAGCAGCCCGCCTTCCGCTATCAAGGAAAGCTGCGGCCGGTGCACCTGTCCGAGAACGGTTTCAATTCGAAGGACTATTCCGAGAAGGAACTGGCGGATCAGGCGGCAGGCATGGCGCTGGCATGGAAGAAAATGGCAGCCCTTTCCTCGATCGAATCATGGCAATACCACAACTGGATCGACAACCGCCACGAAGGCGGGCTGAAGATCGGTCTGAGGAAATTCCCCGATGATGAGACCGAGCCTCTCGGGAAGAAGCCGATCTGGCATCTCTACCAAGCGCTCGGCACCCGGGATGAGGACAAGCTGGCCAAGCCCTACTTGGAAGTGATCGGGCTGAAGGACTGGTCGGGCGCGCTGCACCGCATGGCGGAAAATTGA
- a CDS encoding alpha/beta hydrolase — MSSPKTLLPAAAAFFLALSSSSCVTKRAADLLTVPRRATDAEHWERETKLKPQRFEVQAKDGIMISGYSLEPAAGTKRVGTAWLLHGLGNSKEQMLPVARKLSAAGFRCVAWDSRGHGKTGGTRATFGTKEVDDTLRVMAEARRMKGTPRREPEVIWGYSMGTAVALQTLPHVSRVKAAVLLAPMSDLGGVMYHQARNHYSGTLQPLVPVVRAKVNSTAGFDPKNIRPVDCVKDTKCKLLLVHGDRDSTIPPWQSQQILDACKPGQGQRILLPGVGHGGVMWDLPEKTGSEAIEFLLQQSGAR; from the coding sequence ATGTCTTCGCCCAAGACGCTTTTGCCCGCAGCGGCCGCGTTCTTTCTCGCGCTTTCGAGCTCATCCTGCGTCACGAAACGCGCCGCGGACCTGCTCACCGTCCCTCGCCGCGCCACGGATGCGGAACACTGGGAGCGCGAAACCAAGCTGAAGCCCCAACGCTTCGAAGTGCAGGCGAAAGATGGCATCATGATCTCCGGCTACAGCCTGGAGCCCGCGGCGGGCACCAAGCGGGTCGGCACCGCTTGGCTGCTCCATGGTCTGGGCAACAGCAAGGAGCAGATGCTTCCCGTGGCCCGCAAGCTCTCTGCCGCTGGCTTCCGCTGCGTGGCATGGGATAGCCGCGGCCATGGCAAGACCGGTGGGACGCGCGCGACCTTCGGCACCAAGGAAGTCGACGACACCCTGCGCGTAATGGCGGAGGCCCGGCGCATGAAGGGCACTCCGCGCCGGGAGCCGGAGGTGATCTGGGGTTACTCGATGGGCACCGCGGTGGCGCTGCAGACCCTTCCTCACGTTTCGAGGGTGAAGGCGGCCGTCCTGCTTGCGCCGATGTCGGATCTTGGCGGCGTGATGTATCATCAAGCCCGCAATCACTACAGCGGTACGCTTCAACCGCTCGTTCCCGTGGTGCGCGCGAAGGTCAATAGCACCGCTGGCTTCGATCCCAAGAATATCCGCCCGGTCGATTGCGTGAAGGATACGAAGTGCAAGCTGCTTCTCGTCCACGGTGACCGCGACAGCACCATCCCGCCTTGGCAATCCCAGCAGATTCTCGATGCCTGCAAGCCGGGACAAGGTCAGCGCATTCTCCTGCCTGGAGTCGGGCATGGCGGAGTGATGTGGGATCTTCCGGAGAAGACCGGGAGCGAGGCCATCGAGTTCCTTCTTCAACAATCGGGAGCGCGCTAA
- a CDS encoding phosphoribosylanthranilate isomerase has protein sequence MPPRIKICCISSREEAALAISCGASALGLVAAMPSGPGVIAEDLIAEIAATVPPPIATFLLTSETRAEAIIAQHRHCRTNTIQLCDEVEPGAYARLREALPGVSLVQVIHVTGMESVDQALAASPHVDALLLDSGNPTLAVKELGGTGRVHVWSISRMIRDQCGIPLFLAGGLNVGNVADAVAAVQPFGLDLCSSVRSDGSLDATKLREFMAALGIG, from the coding sequence ATGCCGCCGCGCATCAAGATCTGCTGCATCAGCTCCCGTGAAGAAGCGGCGCTCGCGATCTCCTGCGGTGCTTCCGCTCTCGGATTGGTGGCTGCGATGCCTAGCGGGCCGGGTGTGATTGCAGAGGACCTCATCGCGGAGATCGCCGCCACCGTGCCGCCGCCGATCGCTACCTTCCTGCTCACTTCGGAGACCCGTGCGGAGGCCATCATCGCCCAGCATCGCCATTGCCGGACGAACACGATCCAACTCTGCGACGAGGTGGAGCCGGGTGCCTACGCCCGGCTGCGCGAGGCTCTGCCCGGGGTCTCATTGGTGCAGGTGATTCACGTCACCGGCATGGAGTCGGTGGATCAAGCGCTGGCCGCTTCACCGCATGTCGATGCGCTCTTGCTCGACTCCGGCAACCCGACGCTTGCGGTGAAGGAACTCGGCGGCACTGGCCGTGTCCATGTCTGGTCGATCAGCCGGATGATCCGCGATCAATGCGGCATCCCGCTCTTTCTCGCAGGCGGCTTGAATGTCGGCAATGTCGCGGATGCCGTCGCCGCCGTGCAGCCTTTCGGCCTGGACCTTTGCAGCAGCGTGCGGAGCGATGGGAGCTTGGATGCCACCAAGCTCCGCGAATTCATGGCCGCTCTGGGTATCGGCTGA